The bacterium DNA segment ACCGAGTGGAACCTCACGCCATCGATCAGCAGCGAGGAGAGTGCGCTGGCGTACTCGCGGTTGGCCGGATCACGCGTCCTGCCGCTGCATATCGAGATCAACACCGGGCTCTCTCGACTGGGACTGGACTGGGAGAGCGCCGCCGATCGCATCGCCCGCATTGCGGCCCTGCCGAATGTCCGCATCGCCGGACTCTACACGCACTACCGCGCCCACTACAGCGCCTCCGGCGACGCCATCCAGGAGCAGACCGACCGTTTCCGTCATGTCCTCGACGGATTGAAGCAGCTGGGCATTGACCCCGGTTTCCGCCATGCCGCCAGTTCGTATCCGGTCGCCTATCATCCGGTGACCGCCTTCGACGGCATCCGCGTGGGGATTGTCGCCTACGGCGCAATGGATCCGCCTCCCGGCCCGCTTGCCGGCATCCGTCCGGTGATGTCGGTACGCTCGCGCATCCTTCACCAGCGCCGCATCCAGGCCGGCGAGTGGGTGCATTATGGCGATGGTTTCCAGGCGCCGCGCGCCATGACGATCGCCGTGATCCCGATCGGTTACGGAATGGGCTACACCCGGCATCTGTCCAACAACGGCGAGATGCTGATCCGCGGCACACGCTGTCCGATCGTGGGCGTGGTCGGCATGGACCTGACCATGGTCGATGTCTCCCACCTCGACCATGCGGCGATCGGCGATCCGGTGACCGTGATCGGCCGCGACGGCCAAGAGACGATCACCGCGCTCGAGCTGGCCAAA contains these protein-coding regions:
- the alr gene encoding alanine racemase; protein product: MTSQATVRHRTYCEIDLSALRSNFGLLKAAIGPQRDILLVVKSDAYGHGAGTVAAVAAEFGISRFAVVSVDEGMALRRADVDGEIVLLHPPADTDLPAVTEWNLTPSISSEESALAYSRLAGSRVLPLHIEINTGLSRLGLDWESAADRIARIAALPNVRIAGLYTHYRAHYSASGDAIQEQTDRFRHVLDGLKQLGIDPGFRHAASSYPVAYHPVTAFDGIRVGIVAYGAMDPPPGPLAGIRPVMSVRSRILHQRRIQAGEWVHYGDGFQAPRAMTIAVIPIGYGMGYTRHLSNNGEMLIRGTRCPIVGVVGMDLTMVDVSHLDHAAIGDPVTVIGRDGQETITALELAKRAGTIAYEITCRLGNGLPRYIIHRHADAPVTAAASVESN